One genomic region from Manis pentadactyla isolate mManPen7 chromosome 12, mManPen7.hap1, whole genome shotgun sequence encodes:
- the GPR63 gene encoding probable G-protein coupled receptor 63, translating to MVFSEVLTASHTGTTSTTFVVYENTYVNITLPPPFQHPGIGPLLRYGLETMTPTGMSSLGVNSTAVPPTPAAFKSLNLPLQIILSAIMIFILFVSFLGNLVVCLMVYQKAAMRSAINILLASLAFADMLLAVLNMPFALVTILTTRWIFGKFFCRVSAMFFWLFVIEGVAILLIISIDRFLIIVQRQDKLNPYRAKVLIAVSWATSFCIAFPLAAGNPDLQIPSRAPQCVFGYTTNPGYQAYVILISLISFFIPFLVILYSFMGILNTLRHNALRIHSYPEGICLSQASKLGLMSLQRPFQMSVDMGFKTRAFTTILILFAVFIVCWAPFTTYSLVATFSKHFYYKHNFFEISTWLLWLCYLKSALNPLIYYWRIKKFHDACLDMMPKSFKFLPRLPGNTRRRIRPSAVYVCGEHRTVV from the coding sequence ATGGTCTTCTCAGAAGTGTTGACTGCGTCCCATACTGGGACAACCAGCACAACATTCGTAGTCTATGAAAACACATACGTGAATATCACGCTCCCTCCACCATTCCAACACCCTGGCATCGGTCCGCTGCTTAGGTACGGGCTTGAAACCATGACTCCCACTGGGATGAGTTCCTTGGGGGTGAATAGCACAGCTGTACCCCCAACACCAGCAGCTTTTAAGAGCCTAAACTTGCCTCTCCAGATCATCCTTTCTGCTATAATGATATTTATACTGTTTGTGTCTTTTCTTGGGAACTTGGTTGTTTGCCTCATGGTTTACCAAAAAGCTGCCATGCGTTCTGCCATTAACATCCTCCTTGCCAGCCTGGCATTTGCAGACATGTTGCTTGCAGTGTTGAACATGCCCTTTGCCTTGGTGACTATTCTTACGACCAGGTGGATTTTTGGGAAGTTCTTCTGTAGGGTATCTGCTATGTTTTTCTGGTTGTTTGTGATAGAGGGAGTAGCCATCCTGCTCATCATTAGCATTGATAGGTTCCTTATTATAGTCCAGAGGCAGGATAAGCTGAATCCATACAGGGCTAAGGTTCTGATCGCAGTTTCCTGGGCAACTTCCTTTTGCATAGCTTTTCCTTTGGCTGCAGGAAACCCTGACCTGCAGATACCTTCCAGAGCCCCCCAGTGCGTGTTTGGGTACACAACCAATCCAGGTTACCAAGCTTATGTGATTTTGatctctctcatttctttcttcataCCCTTCCTGGTGATACTGTATTCCTTCATGGGCATCCTCAACACCCTTCGGCACAATGCCTTGAGGATCCATAGCTACCCTGAGGGTATATGTCTCAGCCAGGCCAGCAAACTGGGTCTCATGAGCCTACAGAGACCCTTCCAGATGAGCGTTGACATGGGCTTTAAAACGCGTGCCTTCACCACCATTCTGATTCTCTTTGCGGTCTTCATTGTCTGCTGGGCCCCATTCACCACTTACAGCCTTGTGGCAACGTTCAGCAAGCACTTTTACTACAAGCACAACTTTTTTGAGATTAGCACCTGGctgctctggctctgctacctcAAGTCTGCATTGAACCCGCTGATTTACTACTGGAGGATCAAGAAATTCCATGACGCCTGCCTGGACATGATGCCTAAGTCCTTTAAGTTTCTGCCCCGGCTCCCTGGTAACACAAGGCGACGGATACGCCCCAGCGCCGTCTACGTGTGTGGGGAACATCGGACGGTGGTGTGA